GGTCCTACCAAATTTACTTGGATTCTCACTTGGCGGCTACGCTATAATGCTTGCACTTGGAGACAAAGAGTTCCAGCACGCCATTAAAGGTTGTGAAGATGGCGAGAACGCATCACCTTATTTAGAAGCGAGTGCAAGCTTAGCGCATTTTGTTCTTATCCAAGCAATAGCACTTCTTGCCGCAGTATTTTCAGATGCATTATCATTGACTAAAAATTTCTTTCTTATCCCTGGATGCTGGATTTATTTTTACGCCATTTCACTAACAATTGCGTCCACATTTACAGTCTTCTTTCTATCGAGAATGTATGACAAGGCACCTAAAAAATAACTATATTTGTTATTAGCCAATAAACACCTTCAATCCACCAACTCCACCTGCAACCTCTTCCCCAGCGCCGCAGCCGCCTTGCCCATGGTGGCGAGCGTGACGGAGGCGTTGGCGGGGTCCAGGAGGCGGTTGAGGGAGGCGCGGCTGGTGCCCATGCGGGCGGCGAGGCCCGCGCGGGTCAGCCCCTCGCGCTGCATGGCCTGGCTGATCTGCCAGGCCAGGACGCGCTTGAGCGCGCGGGCCGTAACCTCGGCCTGCACGCCCTCCTCGTTCAGGAAGTCATCCAGAGACGATCCGACGTGTTCCTTCTTCGCCATCACTGCCGTTCGACTCATGCCTGCGCCACGTCCATGGGCCGCACCTCGCGCTCGATG
This genomic window from Desulfovibrio sp. X2 contains:
- a CDS encoding XRE family transcriptional regulator, with the translated sequence MAKKEHVGSSLDDFLNEEGVQAEVTARALKRVLAWQISQAMQREGLTRAGLAARMGTSRASLNRLLDPANASVTLATMGKAAAALGKRLQVELVD